The following are from one region of the Sandaracinus amylolyticus genome:
- a CDS encoding DUF885 family protein, producing the protein MTDFAALRASFFDRWREAHPDEAGTLGIVDPLERLGDPSREAIEDEARALGAMLRALESCAIEGEARLDAWMIASWARHEVRRVARGAHLANVELGLLPYHLLRHRLAHDERAVVRARAIPAFLAAHQRTLEAGIAEGARAHAGTVRWIAEQSLPVIARALDDLGAPDAARAYEAHARFLNDRVLSNARASGAIGAEETHARLGDMALSLEMSLAEAHVELARAHDSLVHEAARVPELAAARDVASVRAAMQAHYARSLASSDDDVIPGYEALVARATTFAREHALVPIEGAFAVRVGALPPAIAEAGHAQNWPAPLCAPEPRADFLVSRDARVHPAMAAPLLAVHEAVPGHALQSLAFARAHGRDARPVRFLAIADDVAMARSYFGAMLSIEGWATWVEHRMLELGFYEGIAAVYAWNVRAIRAARVIVDLGIHTETMSLDEARAFLIDRALLPEAIAAREVARYQRIPLQALTYLTGALAIERHLAPHRARGDETRAIAALLAAGPVPPALLLGG; encoded by the coding sequence ATGACCGACTTCGCGGCGCTGCGCGCGTCGTTCTTCGATCGGTGGCGCGAGGCCCATCCCGACGAGGCGGGCACGCTCGGGATCGTCGATCCCCTGGAACGTCTCGGCGATCCATCACGCGAGGCGATCGAGGACGAAGCGCGGGCGCTCGGTGCGATGCTGCGCGCGCTCGAGTCCTGCGCGATCGAGGGCGAGGCGCGGCTCGACGCGTGGATGATCGCGTCGTGGGCGCGGCACGAGGTGCGTCGCGTCGCGCGCGGGGCGCACCTCGCGAACGTCGAGCTGGGGCTGCTGCCGTACCACCTGCTCCGTCATCGGTTGGCGCACGACGAGCGCGCGGTCGTGCGTGCACGAGCGATCCCCGCGTTCCTCGCGGCGCACCAGCGCACGCTCGAGGCTGGCATCGCGGAGGGCGCGCGGGCGCACGCGGGCACGGTGCGGTGGATCGCGGAGCAGTCGCTGCCGGTGATCGCACGCGCGCTCGATGATCTCGGCGCGCCCGACGCGGCGCGCGCCTACGAGGCACACGCGCGATTCTTGAACGACCGTGTACTTTCGAATGCGCGCGCCTCCGGCGCGATCGGCGCCGAGGAGACGCACGCGCGCCTCGGCGACATGGCGCTCTCGCTCGAGATGTCGCTCGCGGAGGCGCACGTCGAGCTCGCACGCGCTCACGACTCACTGGTGCACGAGGCCGCGCGGGTGCCCGAGCTCGCAGCCGCGCGCGACGTGGCCTCGGTGCGTGCGGCGATGCAGGCCCACTACGCGCGCTCGCTCGCGTCGAGCGACGACGACGTGATCCCCGGCTACGAGGCGCTCGTCGCGCGCGCGACGACGTTCGCGCGCGAGCACGCGCTCGTGCCGATCGAAGGAGCGTTCGCGGTGCGCGTCGGCGCGCTCCCGCCCGCGATCGCCGAGGCCGGGCACGCGCAGAATTGGCCTGCTCCGCTGTGCGCGCCGGAGCCGCGCGCCGACTTCCTGGTGTCGCGCGACGCGCGGGTGCATCCGGCGATGGCCGCGCCGCTGCTCGCGGTGCACGAGGCGGTGCCGGGGCACGCGCTGCAGAGCCTCGCGTTCGCGCGCGCCCACGGTCGCGATGCGCGTCCGGTGCGCTTCCTCGCGATCGCCGACGACGTCGCGATGGCGCGCTCGTACTTCGGCGCGATGCTCTCGATCGAAGGGTGGGCCACGTGGGTCGAGCACCGCATGCTCGAGCTCGGCTTCTACGAGGGCATCGCCGCGGTCTACGCGTGGAACGTGCGCGCGATCCGCGCGGCGCGTGTGATCGTCGATCTCGGGATCCACACCGAGACGATGTCGCTCGACGAGGCGCGCGCGTTCTTGATCGATCGTGCACTGCTGCCCGAGGCGATCGCGGCGCGCGAGGTCGCGCGATATCAGCGCATCCCGCTCCAGGCGCTCACGTACCTCACGGGCGCGCTCGCGATCGAGCGACACCTCGCGCCGCATCGCGCGCGCGGTGACGAGACGCGCGCGATCGCGGCGCTGCTCGCGGCCGGCCCGGTGCCGCCCGCGCTGCTGCTGGGCGGCTAG
- a CDS encoding ExbD/TolR family protein, protein MASPLTLARRVRRALARRPSDAPLDGELNIVPFLDIITNLLLFLLATAGSVMVVAQVDAQLPRGRRGSSPSTPTPSVTLVASGVVIAGPGGFATADCTATTRTYTIAIPRRDGAIDFTALSSCAARLHASLTHDDRVILGADPNVPYDELIRAMDALRADGDRPLFSEILLSAGVR, encoded by the coding sequence ATGGCCTCCCCGCTCACCCTCGCCCGCCGCGTGCGACGCGCGCTCGCACGACGCCCGTCCGATGCCCCGCTCGACGGCGAGCTGAACATCGTCCCGTTCCTCGACATCATCACGAACCTGCTGCTCTTCCTGCTCGCGACCGCGGGCTCGGTGATGGTCGTCGCCCAGGTCGACGCCCAGCTCCCGCGCGGCCGCCGCGGCTCGTCCCCGAGCACACCCACGCCCAGCGTCACCCTCGTCGCGAGCGGCGTCGTCATCGCCGGGCCGGGCGGCTTCGCGACGGCCGACTGCACCGCGACGACGCGCACGTACACGATCGCGATCCCGCGACGCGACGGCGCGATCGACTTCACCGCGCTCTCCTCGTGCGCCGCGCGGCTCCACGCATCGCTCACGCACGACGATCGCGTGATCCTCGGCGCCGATCCCAACGTGCCCTACGACGAGCTGATCCGCGCGATGGACGCGCTGCGCGCCGACGGCGATCGCCCGCTCTTCTCGGAGATCCTGCTCTCCGCCGGCGTGCGCTGA
- a CDS encoding dienelactone hydrolase family protein, whose amino-acid sequence MSEKIRVADGVDGELATPPGDGVVPGLIIVHESFGITDQVRALCDRFAAEGYLALAPDLYHGETATNAEEASRLMQRLSTTEAMQDVAAAMIRLEQDARCNGRIGIVGFCMGGAMAFAAATSIEGLRAAVPFYGIPIPGYFEASKVKCPIQAHFAQRDEWATPARAQKFQSEVQVHGGEMELHVYDAGHAFMRDGDQRTYDAKAAQEAWARALAYLASKLQG is encoded by the coding sequence ATGAGCGAGAAGATCCGGGTCGCGGACGGTGTCGACGGCGAGCTCGCGACCCCGCCGGGCGACGGCGTGGTGCCGGGCCTGATCATCGTGCACGAGTCGTTCGGCATCACCGATCAGGTCCGCGCGCTCTGCGATCGATTCGCCGCCGAGGGATATCTCGCGCTCGCGCCCGACCTCTATCACGGCGAGACCGCGACGAACGCCGAGGAGGCCTCGCGGCTGATGCAGAGGCTCTCGACGACCGAGGCGATGCAGGACGTCGCGGCGGCGATGATCCGGCTCGAGCAGGACGCGCGGTGCAACGGGCGCATCGGCATCGTCGGGTTCTGCATGGGCGGCGCGATGGCGTTCGCGGCGGCGACGAGCATCGAGGGGCTCCGCGCGGCGGTGCCGTTCTACGGGATCCCGATCCCCGGATACTTCGAGGCCTCGAAGGTGAAGTGCCCGATCCAGGCGCACTTCGCGCAGCGCGACGAGTGGGCGACCCCGGCGCGCGCGCAGAAGTTCCAGAGCGAGGTGCAGGTGCACGGCGGCGAGATGGAGCTGCACGTGTACGACGCGGGCCACGCGTTCATGCGCGACGGCGACCAGCGCACGTACGACGCGAAGGCCGCGCAGGAGGCGTGGGCGCGCGCGCTCGCGTACCTCGCATCGAAGCTCCAGGGGTGA
- a CDS encoding amidohydrolase family protein, producing the protein MDVRVIDAWIQHPPPTFLAHPMFETLRRWMRLDVVPESIPLELTLGAMDAAGVERALLSAWWGPGGPLISNDDVARWVDASGGRLIGVASADLRRPMEAVREIRRCAARGFRAVRVLPWLWELPPDHPRYYPIYAACVDLGLPFCTQVGHTGPSMPSEPGRPIPYLDRVALDFPELVIVGGHVGHPWTEEMISLATKYPNVYIDTSAYKATRYPASLVAFMRAHGRKKVLFGSNHPMITPGACLEGLDALGLDEEARRLFLRDNAVRIFGL; encoded by the coding sequence ATGGACGTCCGCGTGATCGATGCCTGGATCCAACATCCGCCGCCGACCTTCCTCGCGCATCCGATGTTCGAGACGCTCCGGCGGTGGATGCGGCTCGACGTCGTGCCCGAGTCGATCCCCCTCGAGCTGACGCTCGGCGCGATGGACGCGGCGGGCGTCGAGCGCGCGCTGCTCTCCGCGTGGTGGGGGCCCGGTGGGCCGCTGATCTCGAACGACGACGTCGCGCGCTGGGTGGACGCGAGCGGGGGACGATTGATCGGTGTCGCGTCGGCCGATCTGCGCAGACCGATGGAGGCAGTGCGCGAGATCCGTCGCTGTGCGGCGCGCGGATTCCGCGCAGTGCGCGTGTTGCCGTGGCTCTGGGAGCTGCCGCCCGATCATCCGCGCTATTACCCGATCTACGCGGCGTGCGTGGATCTCGGACTGCCGTTCTGCACGCAGGTCGGGCACACCGGGCCCTCGATGCCCTCGGAGCCGGGGCGCCCGATTCCCTATCTCGATCGCGTCGCGCTCGACTTCCCCGAGCTGGTGATCGTCGGAGGGCACGTCGGCCATCCGTGGACCGAGGAGATGATCTCGCTCGCGACGAAGTATCCGAACGTCTACATCGATACGTCGGCGTACAAGGCGACCCGGTATCCGGCGTCGCTCGTCGCGTTCATGCGCGCGCACGGTCGCAAGAAGGTGCTGTTCGGATCGAACCACCCGATGATCACGCCCGGCGCGTGCCTCGAGGGGCTGGACGCGCTCGGGCTCGACGAAGAAGCACGCCGCCTCTTTTTGCGCGACAACGCGGTGCGCATCTTCGGCCTCTGA
- a CDS encoding class I SAM-dependent methyltransferase, producing MTPLKQVWDREVVGRLLDHGMTGVDPLRAELLRDVRGRVVEIGFGTGANLPFYPDAVTELVAVEPSVGLAERARPRLAAWDRPHRVVSASASRPLPLDARSFDAAVVTFVLCSVNDVRAVLDEVARLLAPGAPLFLAEHVAAPRGPLRSVQKALRPAWGALLGGCDPARDTRARLDESGWDTSALRDVSLDLPLPVRPGLVGTARTR from the coding sequence ATGACGCCGCTGAAGCAGGTGTGGGATCGCGAGGTCGTCGGCCGACTGCTCGATCACGGGATGACCGGTGTCGATCCACTGCGCGCCGAGCTCCTGCGCGACGTGCGCGGTCGCGTGGTCGAGATCGGCTTCGGCACCGGCGCGAACCTGCCGTTCTACCCCGACGCGGTCACCGAGCTCGTCGCGGTCGAGCCGAGCGTCGGGCTCGCGGAGCGCGCACGCCCGCGCCTCGCGGCATGGGATCGTCCTCATCGCGTCGTGAGCGCGTCCGCGTCGCGCCCGCTGCCGCTCGATGCTCGTTCGTTCGACGCCGCGGTCGTCACGTTCGTGCTCTGCTCGGTGAACGACGTGCGCGCGGTGCTCGACGAGGTCGCGCGGCTGCTCGCGCCCGGCGCGCCGCTCTTCCTGGCCGAGCACGTCGCCGCGCCGCGAGGCCCCCTGCGCAGCGTCCAGAAGGCGCTCCGTCCGGCGTGGGGCGCGCTCCTCGGCGGCTGCGATCCCGCGCGCGACACCCGCGCCCGGCTCGACGAGAGCGGCTGGGACACGAGCGCGCTGCGCGACGTCTCGCTCGATCTGCCGCTCCCGGTGCGCCCCGGCCTCGTCGGCACCGCACGCACGCGCTGA
- a CDS encoding trypsin-like serine protease has product MATAAGAALGLGTGALGCASEPAPEVAEEEVIGGVAANSASLDAIGSLGIADPYGQVQPFCTATLVGQETVLTARHCSELFDSGIYTGYGYRIVFAIGPDGYSPRRTVDVVASTELPRGDQQSFVGYWRDIAALHLDTPITDIAPARMAALTDRDIGRDFAVIGYGMRNNAGEYGIRRAGTVELRARSGRIFEMIFGSYEAFREWLVGQGHFGVILDRAELERELGITFPAEDEDGGPPPDDGDAGVPDDGGPPPDDSDAGPPPDDGDAGPDDYYEQLYRQYYETTYLLPEYEAWVGNTEGDAQICHGDSGGPLTRIVNGQLRVFGVASWGIHSREMYCNYGGMYAVFGQESLDAANEARRWRDPCGDATALGECRGDVAVRCTGAGEGPRRVTRTRCNLLGQTCGTGDDGQVACVDP; this is encoded by the coding sequence ATGGCCACCGCCGCCGGCGCGGCGCTCGGCCTGGGCACGGGCGCGCTCGGCTGCGCGTCGGAGCCTGCACCAGAGGTCGCGGAAGAAGAGGTCATCGGCGGAGTCGCGGCGAATTCCGCGAGCCTCGATGCGATCGGCAGCCTCGGGATCGCGGATCCCTACGGGCAGGTGCAGCCCTTCTGCACTGCCACGCTGGTCGGTCAGGAGACGGTGCTGACTGCGCGCCACTGCTCCGAGCTCTTCGATTCGGGCATCTATACCGGCTACGGCTATCGCATCGTGTTCGCGATCGGGCCCGACGGTTATTCGCCGCGGCGCACCGTGGACGTCGTCGCGTCGACCGAGCTGCCGCGCGGTGATCAGCAGAGCTTCGTCGGTTATTGGCGCGACATCGCGGCGCTCCACCTCGACACGCCGATCACCGACATCGCGCCGGCACGCATGGCCGCGCTGACCGATCGCGACATCGGCCGCGACTTCGCGGTCATCGGCTACGGCATGCGCAACAACGCCGGCGAGTACGGCATCCGCCGCGCCGGTACGGTCGAGCTGCGCGCGCGCTCGGGCCGCATCTTCGAGATGATCTTCGGCAGCTACGAGGCATTCCGCGAGTGGCTCGTCGGACAGGGCCACTTCGGTGTGATCCTCGATCGCGCGGAGCTGGAGCGCGAGCTCGGCATCACCTTCCCCGCAGAGGACGAGGACGGTGGCCCGCCGCCCGACGACGGCGATGCGGGTGTGCCCGACGACGGCGGCCCGCCGCCCGACGACAGCGATGCTGGCCCGCCCCCCGACGACGGCGACGCGGGTCCCGACGACTACTACGAGCAGCTCTATCGCCAGTACTACGAGACCACCTATCTGCTCCCCGAGTACGAAGCGTGGGTGGGCAACACCGAGGGTGACGCGCAGATCTGCCACGGCGACTCGGGCGGTCCGCTCACGCGCATCGTGAATGGCCAGCTCCGCGTGTTCGGCGTCGCGTCGTGGGGCATCCACTCGCGCGAGATGTACTGCAACTACGGCGGCATGTACGCGGTGTTCGGCCAGGAGTCGCTCGACGCGGCGAACGAAGCGCGCCGCTGGCGCGACCCCTGCGGCGACGCGACGGCGCTCGGCGAGTGCCGCGGTGACGTCGCGGTGCGCTGCACCGGTGCCGGCGAGGGCCCGCGCCGCGTGACCCGCACGCGCTGCAACCTACTCGGCCAGACCTGCGGCACCGGCGACGACGGCCAGGTCGCGTGCGTCGATCCGTGA
- a CDS encoding YihY/virulence factor BrkB family protein encodes MADTTYGAQGYDATLERGRGREADRPTEIPAKGWKDVLLRVKKEMKEDRISVVAASVAFWTILAIFPALIALVLLYGLVSDPAEVERQIASMSSALPGDARTLLAEQMHAIVSTPRQGLGIGLVVSLLGALWAASGGMRALIDALNIAYDERETRNFFKLRALSIALTLGAIAFIALAVFSVGVLPVIFEYVGLGGVVERVLDVGRWPLLALLATVGLSALYRFAPNRTHAKWRWVTPGGVVAMAVWLGATALFSFYVSNFGKYNETYGALGGVIVLLLWFYISAFAILLGAEINAEMEHQTAKDSTVGEPAPMGERGATMADTLGPSYAR; translated from the coding sequence GTGGCGGACACGACCTACGGAGCCCAGGGCTACGACGCAACGCTCGAGCGAGGCCGCGGTCGCGAAGCGGACCGTCCCACCGAGATCCCTGCGAAGGGGTGGAAGGACGTGCTGCTCCGCGTGAAGAAGGAGATGAAGGAGGACCGCATCTCCGTCGTCGCGGCGAGCGTCGCGTTCTGGACGATCCTCGCGATCTTCCCGGCGCTGATCGCGCTGGTGCTGCTCTACGGGCTCGTCTCGGATCCCGCGGAGGTCGAGCGACAGATCGCGAGCATGTCGAGCGCGCTCCCCGGCGACGCGCGCACGCTCCTCGCCGAGCAGATGCACGCGATCGTGAGCACGCCGCGACAAGGCCTCGGCATCGGTCTCGTCGTGTCGCTGCTCGGCGCGCTCTGGGCGGCGTCGGGCGGCATGCGCGCGCTGATCGACGCGCTGAACATCGCGTACGACGAGCGGGAGACCCGCAATTTCTTCAAGCTGCGCGCGCTCTCGATCGCGCTGACGCTCGGCGCGATCGCGTTCATCGCGCTCGCGGTGTTCTCGGTCGGCGTGCTCCCGGTGATCTTCGAGTACGTCGGGCTCGGAGGCGTGGTCGAGAGGGTGCTCGACGTCGGGCGCTGGCCGCTGCTCGCGCTGCTCGCGACGGTCGGGCTCTCCGCGCTCTATCGATTCGCGCCGAATCGCACGCACGCCAAGTGGCGGTGGGTGACGCCCGGGGGCGTGGTCGCGATGGCGGTCTGGCTCGGCGCGACCGCGCTCTTCTCGTTCTACGTGTCGAACTTCGGCAAGTACAACGAGACCTATGGCGCGCTCGGCGGCGTGATCGTGCTCTTGCTCTGGTTCTACATCAGCGCCTTCGCGATCCTGCTCGGCGCCGAGATCAACGCGGAGATGGAGCACCAGACCGCGAAGGACAGCACGGTCGGCGAGCCGGCGCCGATGGGCGAGCGCGGCGCGACGATGGCCGACACGCTCGGGCCCTCGTACGCGCGGTGA
- a CDS encoding phosphodiester glycosidase family protein, whose product MRASCVALVAFLSLALPAHAQEVPRRAAESRDVWSEPNPGVRYLFRTTTTPTELHALVVSLAHPGVRIVATRYDDRWTTVGDHARTHGLAGAINGGFWGALQRPRGLAIGGGVAWPTSAPDPEMGFFAIDARGRALVRAPGEAVADDELASLGDAVSGRPILVRAGAIDRSALDAFETANQRQPRTAIGLSEDRRTAVLVVVDGRRPTSRGMTLYELARSMIELGAHDAINLDGGGSSEMYVARAGGVVNVPSRGRWELALGAATEEVRRDASGREERYVRGVEREVLNHVGVIAPEWPALAPTAFASGLAGAPEIDAPSTHRGEQPATRPTRRLAPEPPSLRLGVLRESVPFAVALLGLVVVVIVIARRRRGAAPLARSRGAPIANSQR is encoded by the coding sequence ATGCGTGCGTCGTGCGTCGCGCTCGTTGCGTTCCTCTCCCTCGCGCTCCCGGCGCACGCGCAGGAGGTGCCACGTCGTGCGGCCGAGTCGCGCGACGTGTGGTCCGAGCCGAACCCGGGCGTGCGCTACCTGTTCCGCACCACCACGACGCCCACCGAGCTCCACGCGCTCGTCGTCTCGCTCGCGCATCCCGGCGTGCGCATCGTCGCGACGCGCTACGACGATCGCTGGACCACCGTCGGCGATCACGCGCGCACGCACGGGCTCGCAGGCGCGATCAACGGCGGCTTCTGGGGCGCGCTGCAGAGGCCGCGCGGGCTCGCGATCGGAGGCGGTGTCGCGTGGCCGACGTCGGCGCCCGATCCCGAGATGGGCTTCTTCGCGATCGATGCCCGGGGTCGTGCGCTGGTGCGCGCACCCGGCGAAGCGGTCGCGGACGACGAGCTCGCGTCGCTCGGCGACGCGGTGTCCGGGCGCCCGATCCTGGTGCGCGCCGGCGCGATCGATCGGTCCGCGCTCGACGCGTTCGAGACCGCGAACCAGCGACAGCCGCGCACCGCGATCGGGCTCTCCGAGGATCGCCGCACCGCCGTGCTCGTGGTGGTCGACGGACGTCGTCCGACCAGCCGCGGGATGACGCTCTACGAGCTCGCACGATCGATGATCGAGCTCGGCGCGCACGACGCGATCAACCTCGACGGCGGTGGATCGAGCGAGATGTACGTGGCGCGCGCGGGCGGCGTGGTGAACGTGCCGAGCCGTGGCCGATGGGAGCTGGCGCTCGGCGCCGCGACCGAAGAAGTGCGGCGCGACGCGAGCGGTCGCGAGGAGCGCTACGTGCGCGGCGTCGAGCGCGAGGTGCTCAACCACGTCGGCGTGATCGCGCCCGAGTGGCCCGCGCTCGCGCCCACCGCGTTCGCGAGCGGGCTCGCGGGCGCGCCCGAGATCGATGCTCCGAGCACACATCGCGGCGAGCAGCCCGCGACCCGGCCGACACGTCGGCTCGCGCCCGAGCCGCCCTCGCTGAGGCTCGGTGTGCTGCGCGAGAGCGTGCCCTTCGCCGTCGCGCTCCTCGGGCTCGTCGTCGTCGTCATCGTGATCGCGCGGCGACGGCGGGGCGCTGCGCCCCTCGCTCGATCGCGTGGCGCACCGATTGCCAACTCCCAGCGGTGA
- a CDS encoding M23 family metallopeptidase yields MRNDACRCLTIALALSVLLVADPFTASAQELDRLGRVVLADRVPEAWLSDASDAFPLQPARQRRRMPRQCRTRGGYRRFCQGERRVPTPHGAAAALAEHLGLGVRATAMHVMHARPFDEWLAAVRDLDVDEHLTFPVPSGYLGRRFGFTRDAGLAHRRHDGVDIGAPEGDPVVAARDGLVVYSDDGLTGMGNVVILLHQDGASTLYAHCRATHVFAGQYVERGEVIGEVGETGFANAPHLHFEWRQRGWVRDPSRRFIRRDRDPALAMFPLPAAVTGARDHEDDET; encoded by the coding sequence ATGAGAAACGACGCGTGTCGGTGCCTCACGATCGCCCTCGCGCTCTCCGTTCTCCTCGTCGCCGATCCATTCACCGCGAGCGCACAGGAGCTCGATCGGCTCGGGCGCGTGGTGCTCGCGGATCGCGTTCCAGAAGCGTGGCTCTCGGACGCGTCCGACGCGTTCCCGTTGCAGCCCGCACGACAGCGCCGCCGCATGCCGCGTCAGTGCCGCACGCGCGGCGGCTATCGACGTTTCTGCCAGGGCGAGCGTCGCGTGCCCACGCCGCACGGTGCCGCCGCGGCGCTCGCGGAGCACCTCGGGCTCGGTGTGCGCGCGACCGCGATGCACGTGATGCACGCGCGTCCGTTCGACGAGTGGCTCGCGGCGGTGCGCGACCTCGACGTCGACGAGCACCTCACGTTCCCGGTGCCCTCGGGCTATCTCGGTCGTCGCTTCGGCTTCACGCGCGACGCAGGCCTCGCGCATCGTCGCCACGACGGCGTCGACATCGGCGCGCCCGAGGGCGATCCCGTGGTCGCCGCGCGCGACGGGCTCGTGGTCTACAGCGACGACGGCCTCACCGGCATGGGCAACGTCGTGATCCTCCTGCACCAGGACGGCGCCTCGACGCTCTACGCGCACTGCCGCGCGACGCACGTGTTCGCGGGCCAGTACGTCGAGCGCGGCGAGGTCATCGGAGAGGTCGGCGAGACCGGCTTCGCGAACGCGCCGCACCTGCACTTCGAGTGGCGACAGCGCGGCTGGGTGCGCGATCCTTCACGCCGCTTCATCCGTCGCGATCGCGACCCCGCGCTCGCGATGTTCCCGCTGCCCGCAGCGGTGACCGGCGCTCGCGATCACGAGGACGACGAGACCTGA
- a CDS encoding rhodanese-like domain-containing protein, translating to MRNASIALVLAALVGCGGSSSSTTETAEAETTTSGSEAQPSFAQITVDEVATAITAADGSVAVFDANSRETYDEHHVPGATWVDYDAVTAEQLPADHATQLVFYCANEQCSASHVAAETASSLGYTNVAVMGAGIQGWIAAGKPVEGAGAPAAE from the coding sequence ATGCGAAACGCCAGCATCGCCCTCGTCCTCGCCGCGCTCGTCGGATGCGGTGGCTCGTCGTCGTCGACCACCGAGACCGCCGAGGCCGAGACCACCACGAGCGGCAGCGAGGCGCAGCCGAGCTTCGCGCAGATCACCGTCGACGAGGTCGCGACCGCGATCACCGCGGCCGACGGCTCCGTCGCGGTGTTCGACGCCAACTCGCGCGAGACCTACGACGAGCACCACGTGCCGGGCGCGACGTGGGTCGACTACGACGCCGTCACCGCGGAGCAGCTGCCCGCCGATCACGCGACGCAGCTCGTGTTCTATTGCGCGAACGAGCAGTGCTCGGCGAGCCACGTCGCGGCGGAGACCGCGTCGAGCCTCGGCTACACGAACGTCGCGGTCATGGGCGCGGGCATCCAGGGCTGGATCGCCGCGGGCAAGCCGGTCGAGGGCGCGGGCGCGCCCGCGGCCGAGTGA
- a CDS encoding TetR/AcrR family transcriptional regulator, producing the protein MKRTPRKAAPSKPPERAYHHGDLPSAMIEAALALIAEEGEDALSLRGVARRVGVDHSAAYRHFEDKRALLAAIAERGFRDLTAKIREAVAVVPESDPPARLMALADAYVQFALDRPAHFRVMLGPRLNEDERFPSLEAAVADAFGVLKSLIADGIARGALEDVPVLGAAGAVWSSAHGFAVLLLGKRIPIRRERVKAYMGEIVGPVVRGLERRDRPLGTPG; encoded by the coding sequence ATGAAGCGCACGCCGCGCAAGGCCGCTCCGAGCAAGCCGCCCGAGCGCGCCTATCACCACGGAGATCTCCCGAGCGCGATGATCGAAGCGGCGCTCGCGCTGATCGCCGAGGAGGGCGAGGACGCGCTCTCGCTGCGCGGAGTCGCGCGTCGCGTCGGCGTCGATCACAGCGCGGCATACCGGCACTTCGAGGACAAGCGCGCGCTGCTCGCAGCGATCGCCGAGCGCGGCTTCCGCGATCTCACCGCGAAGATCCGCGAGGCCGTCGCCGTCGTGCCGGAGAGCGATCCGCCGGCGCGACTCATGGCGCTCGCCGATGCGTACGTGCAGTTCGCGCTCGATCGCCCCGCGCACTTCCGCGTGATGCTCGGGCCGCGCTTGAACGAGGACGAGCGCTTCCCTTCGCTCGAGGCCGCGGTCGCCGACGCGTTCGGCGTGCTCAAGTCGCTGATCGCCGACGGCATCGCCCGCGGCGCGCTCGAGGACGTGCCGGTGCTCGGCGCGGCGGGCGCGGTGTGGTCCTCGGCGCACGGGTTCGCAGTGCTCCTGCTCGGCAAGCGCATCCCGATCCGACGCGAGCGCGTGAAGGCGTACATGGGCGAGATCGTCGGCCCGGTGGTGCGCGGCCTCGAGCGTCGCGATCGCCCGCTCGGCACGCCGGGCTGA
- a CDS encoding ExbD/TolR family protein, giving the protein MASISTGSSHGGKRALDHDVPLVPFIDLLLCCVMFLLVTAVWNRLAAMQASTLVPSQESEIVAPPDAPSLTVLLRADRYVVASAAGDRVELPFASGASDPEALRAHLALRRASSADDVLVSADDGIAYATVIETMDAIASAGFGDVAIADVRF; this is encoded by the coding sequence ATGGCATCGATCTCGACCGGCTCCTCGCACGGTGGCAAGCGCGCGCTCGATCACGACGTGCCGCTCGTGCCGTTCATCGATCTCCTGCTCTGCTGCGTGATGTTCCTGCTGGTGACCGCGGTGTGGAACCGACTCGCCGCGATGCAGGCGAGCACACTCGTGCCGAGCCAGGAGTCGGAGATCGTCGCGCCTCCCGACGCGCCCTCGCTCACCGTGCTGCTGCGCGCGGATCGCTACGTCGTCGCGAGCGCAGCGGGTGATCGCGTCGAGCTGCCGTTCGCGAGCGGCGCGTCCGATCCCGAGGCGCTGCGCGCGCATCTCGCGCTGCGCCGCGCATCGAGCGCGGACGACGTGCTCGTGAGCGCCGACGACGGCATCGCGTACGCGACCGTGATCGAGACGATGGACGCGATCGCGTCGGCCGGTTTCGGAGACGTCGCGATCGCCGACGTTCGCTTCTGA
- a CDS encoding DUF4442 domain-containing protein — protein MSVQAVQQAIAGVPFNAFLGLEVIEAEPGRAAVKLPDVPSLKNHVGGPHAAAMYAAAEAASGAVVFSVFADRLGEVLPLLAGASVDYRKLAMGAAVARAELATTREAVLDALATSPKGAEVPVRVVIEDGAGRAVAEMSARWFLRKNG, from the coding sequence ATGAGCGTGCAGGCAGTCCAGCAGGCGATCGCAGGCGTTCCGTTCAATGCGTTCCTCGGGCTCGAGGTGATCGAGGCGGAGCCCGGTCGCGCGGCGGTGAAGCTGCCCGACGTGCCCTCGCTCAAGAACCACGTCGGCGGTCCGCACGCCGCGGCGATGTACGCGGCGGCCGAGGCCGCGTCGGGCGCGGTCGTGTTCTCCGTGTTCGCCGATCGCCTCGGCGAGGTATTGCCGCTGCTCGCGGGCGCGAGCGTCGACTACCGCAAGCTCGCGATGGGCGCGGCGGTCGCGCGCGCCGAGCTCGCGACGACGCGCGAGGCCGTGCTCGATGCGCTCGCGACGAGCCCGAAGGGCGCGGAGGTGCCGGTGCGCGTGGTGATCGAGGACGGCGCGGGGCGCGCGGTCGCGGAGATGAGCGCGCGCTGGTTCCTGCGCAAGAACGGCTAG